In one window of Polynucleobacter sp. AM-7D1 DNA:
- the htpG gene encoding molecular chaperone HtpG, with protein sequence MTVASKETLGFQAEVKQLLQLMIHSLYSNKEIFLRELISNSSDASDKLRFEGIEHPDWYGDDPDLKIKVSFDKAARTVTISDNGIGMSRDEVIANLGTIARSGTKEFFSKLSGDQQKDAALIGQFGVGFYSAFIVADRITVETRRAGLPAADGVRWESDGSGEFTVESIDRPQRGTSITMHLRDGEDDFLSTHKLKSIIRKYSDHISLPIQMNKEEWDADKKEQVIKDELESINQSSALWARSKSEITEEQYNEFYKHLSHDYENPLCYSLNRVEGRSEFTQLLYVPARAPFDLWDRNKHGGIKLYVKRVFIMDDAEQLMPMYLRFVTGVIDSTDLPLNVSREILQESRDVKVIRESSTKRVLSMLEELANSDDEAKKEKYRTFWAQFGQVLKEGVGEDQVNQERILKLLRFASTHSDSVEQTVSLADYISRMKEGQDKIYYVTGDSFNAAKNSPHLEIFRKKGVEVLLLSDRVDEWMLSFFTEFDGKHMTSVAKGGLDLGNLSDENEKKEHEETEKNFKDLLDRMKAALEDKVKDVRVTFRLTDSPACLVSDENELSGNLLRMLKAAGQQAPDTKPILEINPEHPLLLKLKSDNQHFDEWTQVLFDQALLAEGGQLNDPAAYVKRINQLLLS encoded by the coding sequence ATGACTGTTGCTAGTAAAGAGACTTTGGGCTTTCAGGCCGAAGTAAAGCAATTATTGCAGTTGATGATTCATTCCTTGTACTCCAACAAGGAAATTTTTCTTCGTGAGTTAATTTCTAATTCGTCTGATGCTTCAGACAAGCTCCGCTTTGAGGGGATTGAGCATCCAGATTGGTATGGTGATGATCCTGATTTAAAGATCAAGGTCAGTTTTGATAAGGCCGCTAGAACCGTCACTATTTCTGATAATGGCATTGGCATGAGTCGAGATGAGGTGATTGCCAATCTAGGAACGATAGCTCGATCCGGAACGAAAGAATTTTTCTCAAAACTCTCTGGCGATCAGCAAAAAGATGCAGCTTTGATTGGTCAGTTTGGTGTTGGTTTTTATTCAGCATTTATTGTTGCCGATCGCATTACTGTAGAAACTCGTCGAGCTGGTTTGCCAGCTGCTGACGGTGTGCGCTGGGAATCTGATGGTTCAGGTGAGTTCACTGTAGAAAGTATCGATCGCCCACAACGCGGCACTTCTATCACTATGCATTTGCGCGATGGTGAAGATGACTTCCTTTCTACGCACAAGCTGAAGTCAATTATTCGCAAATATTCCGATCACATCTCTTTGCCTATTCAGATGAATAAAGAAGAGTGGGATGCAGATAAAAAAGAGCAGGTAATCAAGGATGAGCTTGAGAGTATTAATCAGTCCAGTGCTTTATGGGCGCGCTCCAAATCAGAAATTACCGAAGAGCAATACAACGAGTTCTACAAGCATCTATCCCATGATTATGAAAACCCACTCTGCTATTCATTAAATCGGGTAGAGGGCCGTAGCGAATTTACACAACTGTTGTATGTTCCAGCGCGGGCACCATTTGATTTGTGGGATCGTAATAAACATGGTGGAATCAAGTTGTATGTAAAGCGAGTATTCATCATGGATGATGCTGAGCAACTGATGCCTATGTATCTACGTTTTGTTACTGGTGTGATTGACTCAACAGATTTGCCATTGAATGTCTCTCGTGAAATTCTGCAAGAGTCGCGTGATGTGAAGGTTATTCGGGAGAGTTCAACTAAGCGTGTGCTGAGCATGCTGGAAGAGTTGGCTAATAGCGATGATGAGGCCAAAAAAGAAAAGTACCGCACTTTCTGGGCGCAGTTTGGACAAGTACTGAAAGAGGGTGTTGGCGAAGATCAAGTGAACCAAGAGCGCATTTTGAAACTCTTGCGTTTTGCAAGTACGCACTCTGACTCAGTTGAGCAAACAGTTTCATTGGCAGACTACATATCCAGAATGAAAGAAGGTCAGGACAAAATTTATTATGTCACTGGCGATTCATTTAACGCTGCCAAGAACAGCCCCCACTTAGAAATCTTCCGCAAGAAGGGCGTTGAAGTTTTGCTACTTTCTGACCGTGTGGATGAATGGATGCTTTCTTTCTTTACAGAGTTTGATGGCAAGCACATGACTTCAGTAGCTAAGGGCGGACTTGATCTGGGCAATCTTAGTGATGAGAATGAAAAGAAAGAGCATGAAGAAACTGAAAAGAATTTCAAGGATCTGCTCGATCGTATGAAAGCTGCCTTGGAAGACAAGGTCAAGGATGTGCGTGTCACTTTCCGCTTGACTGACTCTCCAGCATGTTTAGTTTCTGATGAGAATGAGCTCTCCGGTAATTTATTACGGATGCTCAAGGCTGCAGGACAGCAAGCGCCAGACACAAAACCCATTCTCGAAATCAATCCTGAGCATCCTTTGCTCCTCAAGTTGAAATCAGATAACCAGCATTTTGATGAGTGGACGCAAGTCTTGTTTGATCAAGCGCTCTTGGCAGAAGGTGGTCAATTAAATGATCCTGCTGCTTATGTAAAACGGATTAATCAATTGCTGTTAAGTTAA
- a CDS encoding glycine zipper domain-containing protein, which produces MKKIIAITAATLAIAGCSNMSNTEQRTLSGASIGAAAGAVGTAIFHGNPIWGAVGGAAVGAASGYVYDAYKKEQASEYNSGYNAGKNNQPAKAPN; this is translated from the coding sequence ATGAAAAAAATTATCGCTATTACTGCTGCAACCCTAGCAATCGCAGGTTGCTCGAATATGAGCAACACAGAACAACGTACCTTATCTGGCGCTAGTATCGGCGCAGCTGCAGGTGCAGTTGGTACGGCTATTTTTCACGGCAACCCAATCTGGGGTGCAGTTGGTGGCGCTGCGGTTGGTGCAGCATCTGGCTATGTATACGATGCCTACAAAAAAGAGCAAGCATCTGAATACAACTCTGGTTACAACGCTGGCAAAAATAATCAACCAGCTAAAGCACCAAACTAA